Within Rothia sp. ZJ932, the genomic segment CAGTACACTGCGGGTAAAGACCCGCAGCATTCCACGAATTTTGACTGGCTGATTGCCCTGTCATATGCTTTGCGCGACCAGGCGGTGGAGCCTTGGTTTGCATCAACCCGTCGTACCTGGGATGAGGATCGCAAGCGCGTTTATTACCTCTCCATGGAGTTCCTCATTGGCCGACTGATGGAAGATTTGGCGACCAACCTCGGTATTCGCGATACCGCAGCTGAGGCGCTGGCTGATTTGGGTGTGGATTTTGAGACCGTCGTCCGCGAAGAACCTGATGCTGCTCTCGGTAACGGTGGTCTGGGGCGTTTGGCAGCTTGCTACATGGAATCTATGGCAACTGTTGGTTGCCCCGCCTACGGTTACGGCCTGCGCTACGAGCACGGTTTGTTCGAGCAGAGCTTTGAAGACGGACGCCAGCAGGAAAACCCTGAGAACTGGCTGGCTCACGGTACTCCCTGGGATTTCAGTCGCCCCGAATCGGTCTACGGCGTGGGCTTTGGCGGTGATGTCTATGAAGAGAACGGTGTCTTGCGCTGGAATCCCGGCACTCACGTCCAGGCGCAGGCATTTGATACCCCGATTGTTGGTTACGGCGCTCAGTGGGCTAACACCCTGCGTCTGTGGGCGGCAACCCCCAATGCTGATCTCTTCGATTTGGGTCGATTTAACTCCGGTGAGTTCGCGGCAGCCTCCGAAGCTGAAACTATGGCGCGTAGCCTCAGCCGTGTACTCTACCCCAATGACACGACGGACGGTGGAAAGCAGTTGCGCCTGTCGCAGGAGTACTTTCTGACCTCGGCGTCCGTTCAAGATATCGTGCGTCGTCACCTGGTGGGTCATGATTCTTTGGAGAACCTTGATCAGCACGCTGCTATTCAGATGAACGATACGCACCCGGCAATTGCTGGTCCTGAACTTATTCGTATTCTGGTTGATGAACACGGTTTCGATTTTGACCGCGCTGTTAATCTCTCAACCCGCGTTTTGGGTTACACCAACCATACTCTGCTGCCCGAGGCGCTGGAGCGTTGGACTGTTGGCTTGATGCGCAATGTTCTGCCGCGTCACCTGCAGATTATCGAGCGTTTGGACCAGAAGTTGGTTGAGCTGCAGGCAGGCTCGGCGCACCCTGACCGCCTGATTTCGGGCGACCAGGTCAATATGGGTAGCTTGGCTTTTAGCACCAGCCACAAGGTAAACGGTGTTTCGGCGCTGCACACCGAGCTGGTGAAGACCGAGCTGTTCCCGGTGCAGAACGCACTCAACCCCGATCGCATTGTGAACGTTACCAACGGTATTACTCCCCGCCGCTGGCTGAAGATTGCTAACCCCGCTTTGGCGACCTTGATTACCGAGACCATCGGTGAGGGTTGGGAAACTGACCTTGATCGTCTGCGTGAACTTGAGCCCTATGCTGATGATCCCCAGTTCTTGGACGCTTTTGGGCAGACAAAGAAGGAAGCCAAGCTGCGCTTTACGCAGTGGTTGAAGGATGAACACGGCATTGTGTTGCCCACCGATGCGCTCTTTGACTCGCAGGTCAAGCGCATGCACGAGTACAAGCGTCAGCTGCTGAACATCATGTGGACCATCGCGCATTACCAGCGCATTAAGCGTAATCCCAACGCAGGGTGGGTTCCCCGTGTGAAGATTTTTGCTGGTAAGGCAGCACCCAGTTACCACACCGCTAAAGACATCATTAAGTTGATTAATGACGTTGCCGAGGTTGTGAACAATGATCCCGAGACCAACCACTTGCTGCGCATCGCTTTCCCGCCTAACTACAACGTGTCGATGGCAGAGAAGCTGATTCCCGCGTCCGATCTCAGTGAACAGATTTCAACTGCAGGCATGGAGGCATCGGGTACCGGCAACATGAAGTTCGCTCTCAACGGCGCGCTAACCATCGGCACTCTCGATGGCGCTAACGTTGAAATCCGTGAGCATGTGGGTGCGGAGAACTTCTTCCTCTTTGGTTTGACCACTGAGCAGGTCGCTGAACGTCGCAGCCAGCCCGGTCACTCCAGGGCAGCCATTGAGAAGAGCCAGGCACTGCGCGATATTCTTCAGGCAGTCGCAGAGGGCACCTTCAGCAAAGAAGAGCCCTACCGTTTCGGTCAGCTGGTCGACAACATGTGGAACAGCGACTGGTTCTTGGTTGCCTCAGACTTCGATGATTATGACCGTGCTCAACAAGAAGTCGAAGAAGCATACCGCGACGAGACTCGCTGGCAGCGCATGGCAGTTCTGAACATTGCCCGCATGGGGTACTTCAGTTCAGACCGTTCAGTGCGTGACTACATGAGAGAAGTATGGGGCATTGACTCAGCCCTGTAAGGCTTAGTCGCTGCACACTAAGGAGCAAGATCACCCATGATAACTGAGTCAGAAGCACGAGCACTCGCAGCAGGAAAACACCCAGACCCATTTCGGGTTCTGGGACCGAGCGAGGATGGTCTGGTAGTTCTTATACCAGGCGCTCAAAAGGTATGGGCTGTTAACAGCACTGATCAAAGCGAGCTGACTCAGTTATGGGGTGACCTACCGGTCTTTAGCGGGCAGTTGCTTCCCTATTACAAGCTACGCATCCAGTGGGTCAGTGGATGGGTAGATGAGAGAGAAGATCCATACCGGTTCTCCCCCGTTTTGGGTGCTGTTGATGAGTACTTGGTGGGTGAGGGTCGGCACGAGAGCCTGTGGACGACACTCGGTTCTCACCCGATGACTCACGAGGGGGTACAGGGAGTCCACTTTGCCGTGTGGGCACCTAATGCCCGGCGGGTATCTGTAGTGGGCGCTTTTAACCACTGGAACGGTATTGCCCACCCCATGCGTCCGCGCGGTTCTAGCGGAATCTGGGAGCTCTTTATTCCCGGTCTGGGCGAAGGCGAAATCTACAAGTATGAAATCTTGGGCGCTCATGATCAGGTGCTGCCTCTCAAAGCAGACCCCGTAGCGATAGGTGCCCAGCTACCCCCTGAAACCGCCTCAGTGGTGCGGTCTTTAGGGCGTTACAAGTGGTCAGACGAGCAATGGCTAGCGACGCGCTCGCAAGCCCAAGCACTGGATGCTCCGGTGAGTATCTACGAGGTTCATTTAGAATCCTGGCGTAAAGAGGGCTGGCAGAATCTGATTGATTATGTAGCTGATTTGGGCTTTACCCACATCGAGGTTCTGCCCATTACAGAGCATCCCTTCGGTGGTTCTTGGGGCTATCAGCCGGTGGGTATGTACGCCCCCACCTCACGGTTGGGTACTCCTGAGGATTTCCAGGCGTTTGTTGATTGCGCCCATCAGCGCGGACTCGGGGTTCTTGCCGACTGGGTTCCCGGTCATTTCCCCACGGACGCTCACGGCCTGGGTGAGTTCGACGGCACGGCTCTCTACGAGCACCAGAACCCGCAGGAGGGTTTCCATCCCGATTGGAACACCCTGATTTATAACTACGGTAGACCAGAAGTTGCCGGTCATTTGCGTTCTAATGCGCTCTATTGGCTACAGGAGTATCACCTCGATGGTCTGCGCGTCGATGCCGTAGCGTCCATTATTCACCGTGACTATTCCCGAGAGCCCGGTCAGTGGGTGCCCAATAAAGACGGCGGCAACGAGAACTACGAGGCTATCGACTTTATTCAGAGCACTAATGACGCCATTGCACGCACCGTTGAAGGGGCGATGATGGTCGCTGAAGAATCAACGACATTCCCCGGCGTGACCCGAGAGACCCAGCACGGTGGTCTGGGCTTTGACTACAAGTGGAACATGGGCTGGATGAATGATTCACTCAAGTACTTTGGTCTTGACCCGATTTACCGCAAGCATCACTCTAACCTGCTGACATTCGGGTTCACTTATCTTTTCAGCGAACGCTTCATGTTGCCCATTAGCCACGATGAAGTGGTACACGGCAAGGGGTCACTGTACGGACGCATGCCCGGAGATCATGCCGCGAAACTCGGCAATCTCAAAGCATTTTTGGCTTATATGTGGGCTTACCCCGGCAAGAAGTTGCTGTTTATGGGTCAGGAATTTGGTCAGCCCCGCGAGTGGGATTACCGGGGCGAACTTCAGTGGGATATCCTGACCGACCCCGGTCACGCAGGTGTTCTTGAACTGGTACGCGACCTCAATGCGCTGTACCGCAATCAGCCTGCTCTTCATCGGCGGGAGATGACTCCCGAAGGTTTCCAGTGGTTACTGGTGGATTCCATCGACGAGCAGGTATACGCCTGGCTGCGTCGTGGTGCCCTAGGCGACCCTCATATTGTTGTGGTAATGAATCTAACCCCCGTAGAGCGCGAGGGGTTCCGTGTGCCTTTCCCCCTCGCAGGTCGCTGGGTTGAAGCACTCAATACCGATTCTTCTCACTACCACGGTGGCAACCGCGGTCACGATGGTGCCATCGAAACTGAGCCCGTGCCTATGGGCAACGAAGCTCAATCCGCTCTGCTCACGCTCCCGCCCCTTTCAGTTATCTATTTTGTTGAGGATCAATCATGAACCTTTCTGTGCCCACCAGTGTTCGGGACTCCAAGCACCGTCTCTCCAGCCAAGCCATGGCTTTCGTCCTCGCGGGCGGACGCGGTAGCCGACTAGAGGAACTAACCGACAGGCGCGCTAAGCCTGCTGTTCAGTTCGGCGGCAACGCGCGTATCATCGACTTCCCCCTGTCAAATGCCTACAACTCAGGTATTCGCAAGATGGCGGTTGCAACCCAGTACAAGGCGCACTCTTTGATCCGTCACCTGCAGCGCGGCTGGAGCTTCTTCCGCGCAGAACGCGGTGAGTTCCTCGATATCCTCCCCGCGAGCCAGCGTGTATCGGAAAACCAGTGGTACCTGGGCACCGCCGATGCCATCTACCAGAACATTGACATTGTGGATGATTACAATGTCTCTTACGTCATTGTTCTTGCAGGCGATCACGTCTACAAAATGGACTACGAGATCATGTTGCAGGATCACGTCGAAAAAGGCGCGGGTGTTACCGTCGGCTGCTTGACTGTTCCCCGTGAAGAGGCAAGCGGTTTCGGTGTGATGGCAGTTGATAACAATAGCCGCATCGTTGATTTCCTCGAAAAGCCTGCTGATCCTCCCGGTACCCCCGAAAATCCTGATCAGTCCCTCGCGTCCATGGGCATCTACATCTTCGATTGGGCATTCTTGCGCGAAATTCTGTTAGAAGATGCAGCTGATATTTCTTCTTCCCACGATTTCGGTCACGACATCATTCCTAAGATTGTGGCAGACGGTCGAGCATACGCCCACCGATTCGCGGATTCTTGTATCACCAGCGGTCTCGAAGTTGAAGCTTACTGGCGCGATGTCGGTACTCTTGATTCTTTCTGGCAGGCGAATCTCGATTTGACCAGTCCCATTCCCCCGCTAGATCTCTACGATCGTACCTGGCCAATTTGGACCTACGGAGAGATCACCCCTCCTGCAAAGTTTGTTCACAACAAGGGCGAACGCCGCGGTGTTGCAACTGACTCCCTTATTTCAGGTGGTTGTGTTATCTCGGGGGCATCGGTAGAGAACTCTTTGCTGTTTACGGGTACTCGTGTCCACTCCTATGCACAAGTAGAGCAGACCGTTATTCTGCCCCAGGTAAATATCGCGCGTTCAGCTGAGCTGACCCGCTGTATTATTGATAGCCGTGTGCGTATTCCCGAGAATCTTGTTGTAGGGCAAGATCCCGAAGAAGATGCACGCTGGTTCCGAGTCACCTCCGGTGGGGTAACACTTATTACTCAGCGCATGTTAGATCATCGCGCTTCTGTTCTAGAAGGATAATTCTTATGGCTCGACGCACACGACGTATTCTTTCGGTTGCCTCCGAATGCGTACCTCTGATGAAAACTGGCGGTCTCGCCGATGTGGTGGGGGCGCTGCCTGCAGCTCTTGAGCCTTTGGGGTGGTCATCCAAGGTGCTGCTTCCGGCTTATCCGGGCTTGCTCGATCGCGTAGAGCGCGGTGTTCGGGTGTGGTGCGATGAGGATTTGTTTGGCGGTCCTGCAGCTGTTGTGCGCGGTACGGTCGATGGGTTGAAAGTTTTGTTACTGGATGCTCCCCACCTCTTTGCCCGCGATGGTGGTCCTTACTCAGCGAACGGTCACGATCACCACGATAATCACATCAGGTTTGCTGCGCTGAGCTGGGTTGGTGCACAGATCGCGATGCACGGTACCAGCGATCGATGGAAGCCTGATGTGGTGCATGTACATGACTGGCAGGCGGGCTTAGTGCCTTCGTATCTCAAGTACGCTGGCTCTTCGGTACCCACCGTTATGACCGTTCATAACATTGCGTTTCAGGGTATCGTTGGGTCGGATGAGTTAGATAGTATACGTCTTCCTCGCTGGGACTTTACCCCAGAGGCACTGGAGTATCACGGTAATCTTTCTACGCTCAAAGCCGGTATGATTCACGCTTCACGTTTGACGACGGTGAGTCCAAGCTACGCCCAGGAACTCACAACCCCCGAGTTCGGGTTTGGTTTGGAGGGTGTTGTCTCAGTCCGTCGCGAGCGCGGTGAGCTTTGGGGCATCATTAACGGTATTGATACCAAGGTATGGGATCCAGCTGCCGATGAGCATGTTGTTCCCTACTCAGTAGCTGATCCTGTAGGTAAGGCTGTTAACCGCCAGCGGGTGCTTGATGAGTTTAATCTTGAGCAGCCCACCGGACCTTTGGCTGTGGTGGTAACCCGTCTGACCTATCAAAAAGGTATTGACCTGATGGTTCAAGCGTTACCCGGTTTCTTGGAACGCGGTGGAGCGGTCGCAATTCTAGGTTCAGGTGACGCTGAATATGAGGCTGCGCTCAGCGATTTAGCGGCACGTTACCCCGGTAAGGTGGGTCTGTGTCTGGGCTACGACGAAGCGCTAAGCCACCGTTTGTATGCTGCCGGTGATGTGGTGTTGGTGCCCTCTCGTTTTGAACCCAGCGGTCTGACCCAGCTGTACGGTATGCGCTATGGTGCGATACCGGTGGTTGCCGCTACCGGTGGTCTGCGTGATACCGTTTGCGATGCAACGCCTGAGAATCTTGAACGTGAAGTAGCTACCGGTTTCACCTTTGGGGACGCTTACTTGGGCGGCACCATTGATGCCGGTGGTCTGAGTTTTGCTCTGGGTCGTGCCGCTGATCTTTACGCTGATACTCCGGCGTGGGAAAAGCTCCGTACAACCGCTATGACCGCTCCAGTAAGTTGGGATGGTTCCGCGCAGCAGTATCACGCACTTTTGAGCGATTTGGTTTCATGAGGGTAGAGGTCTGGGCGCCGCAGGCAGAGCAGGTATGGTTTTGTCTTTTTGATGAGAGCGGTGAAGAAACACGTCACGAGCTTGATCGTTGTGAAGGTGAGTACTGGGTGGGCAATATTGCTGAGGCTATCCCCGGTCGTCGTTACGGACTGCGCGCTTCGGGTGAGGGATCGGTCTTTAACCCTCAGAAGCTGCTCATTGATCCGTGGGCGCAACTGATAGAGTCCACCCTCACCTGGAACCCGCTGATGGCAGGTGATAACGCTGAGGACAGCGCAAAAGTAGTGCCCAAGGGTATTATCATGGCACCGGCCGATGATGGGTTGGATCCTGTTTCTAACCGTCCCCAGCACGCGTGGGAAGACACTGTGATTGTGGAGGCGCATGTTAAGGGTCTGACGCAGAATCATCCGGATGTCGCCCCCGAGCTTCGGGGTAGCTACGCGGCTCTTGCTCAGCCCGCTGTAATTGAGCACCTGAAGACCATCGGTGCAACAGCTCTAGAGCTTTTGCCGGTGCAAACCTTCATTGATGATCAGCACGTGGTGGCTCGGGGGCTGGTGAACTATTGGGGTTATCAGCCTATCGGGTTCTCTGCTCTAGAGCCTCGCTACGCCACTGACCATACGGGTGAACGGGCTGATGCTGAGTTTCGCCAGGCTGTTCATACCCTGCATGAAAACGGCATTGAGGTACTTCTTGATGTGGTCTTCAATCACAGCGGTGAGGGCGATAATCACGGGCCGATTCTCTCAATGCGAGGGCTCAACGATGTGGGTTACTACGTGCGCAACGAGGACTGTTCCTACGCTAATGACACCGGTACGGGCAATACCCTTTCGGTGCGCACTCCCGATGTGATGCGTCTAGTGCTTGATTCGTTGCGCCATTTTGCCCTGCGTTACGGGGTAGATGGTTTCCGTTTCGACCTTGCCACCACGCTAGGACGTACGAGTACCGGTTTTTCGTCGCAGGCAGCTTTCTTCCAGGCAGTGGCACAAGATCCCGTTCTCAGAGATCTTAAAATGATTGCTGAGCCTTGGGACATTGGGTTGGGGGGCTACCAGGTCGGTAGTTTCCCGTACCCTTGGCGCGAGTGGAACGATCAGTACCGCGATACGGTGCGCAGAATCTGGTTGGGTAATGATGGCACGATGGGTCAGCTTGCCTCAGTTCTTCTGGGCAGCGCGAACATCTTTGATCACGACGGCAGACCAGCAACAACCTCCATCAACTTCATCACCGCCCACGATGGTTTCACCGCTCATGATTTAGTGAGCTACTCTCAAAAACACAATGAGGCTAACGGTGAAAATAACCAGGATGGGCACAACGGCAACCACAGCAATAACTTTGGTGTGGAAGGTCCCACCGATGTTCCTGAGATCACGGCGGCACGCTCGCGCAGGGTAAGGGCGATGCTCGCAACGCTCATGTTCTCCCAAGGCGTTCCTATGCTATTGGTGGGCGATGAGATGGGCAACACCCAGCACGGCAATAACAACGCCTACTGCCAAGACAACGAAAAGACTTGGCTTGACTGGGCGTCAGCGGATGCTGATTTGACGGCTTTCGTGGCAGAGCTGACAAAGGTTCGTCGTCGCTTTGCCCCGCTACGCCAAAAGAGTTTCATTCACGGTGAGCACGCCCAATGGTGGCGGGCTGACGGGCAGCCGGTAGAAGAGTTCCAGTGGAACGACCCAGCTTTCCGCTGCGTACAGTTGCAATTGGATGACCTCCTATTGGTCTTCAACACCGGTGAGGGGCACGAGCTGACTCTACCGCCGCATCCGCACGGACGCGACTGGAAGGAAGAGTTCGCAACAGATCTTTACCTACCGCATTCAGTGAGACTCTACTCCTAGCAGCTAACAGGCTCTACGATCCTTTTCCTGAGCTACACTGCAAAACGCCGCCGACGCACCCTCATCCCCCACGGGTTTGAGATAGTGCGCCGGCGGCGTTATTCAATATATGTTTCTTGAATCAGCTACAGCAGAGTCGTCTGTTCAGGCTGCGCATCTTCAGCATGACGCAATTTACCAATGGCTGCTTCAAAATCTGACAGGCTCTCAAAACCCTGATACACACTTGCAAACCTAAGGTAAGCTACCGCATCAAGACGCGACAGTGGTTCCAAAATCGTCAGACCCACCGCATGAGCATCAATCTCTGCCAGCCCCTGCGCACGAATAGTCTCTTCGACCTCCTGCGCCAGCTTCGCGAGCTGATCCTCTGTAACGGGGCGACCCTGACAGGCCTTACGCACACCGCTAACAATCTTCTCACGGTTAAAGGGCTCAGTAACACCCGAACGCTTGATAACGGTCACCGCCGTAGTCTCTACGGTGCTGAACCGGCGTCCACACTGGGTACACTGACGGCGACGGCGAATTGCCGCACCGTCATCTGTGGTACGGGAATCAACAACGCGGGATTCGCTGTGACGGCAGTAAGGGCAAAACACTTTTAGCTGCAGCTCTCTTCTGATGGTGAAAAATTCAGTTTTCAGTCTGTCTTTAGTCTAGCGAGTTCTTGCCGTAATGGCTTGCCCGTGAGCGGGCAAATCCTCTTCTTCAGCCAGAGCCACAATGCTGTCACCGATTTCAGCCAAGGCGTCCTTGCTGTATTCAATAAGCTGAACCGCTTTCATAAAGACGGTAGTGTTGAGCCCCGAGGCAAAAGCTGCGGTGCCAGAAGTGGGCAGTACGTGGTTGGATCCTGCTGCGTAATCTCCCAGAGGAACAGGTGAGTACGAGCCAATAAAAATCGCCCCCGCATTGCGAACCTGTGACGCCACGTCGGCAGCATTTTCAGTATGAATTTCAAGGTGTTCAGCGGCGTAAGCATCAGCAACCAGCACTGATGCTTCTAATGAATCGGTGAGAATAACGCCTGATTGAACGCCCTCAAGGGCAGTGCGGACGCGCTCGCTGTGTTTGGTCGCCGCAGTTTGCGCGGTGATTTCGGCGCGCACCGACTCAGCCAGCTGCTGAGAGTGAGTGATAAGCACAGAGCCTGCGTTGGGGTCGTGTTCCGCCTGAGAGATAAGATCCGCCGCTACAAATGCGGGGGTCGCTGTATCATCAGCGATAACGGCAATTTCGGTGGTTCCCGCCTCACCGTCTACACCCACCACGCCCTGCAAAGCTCGCTTAGCTAGGGCTACAAAAATATTACCGGGACCGGTAATGGTATCAACCGACTCTAAGTAGTCATCCCCATCTGCTACGCCATACGCCATTGCGGCTAATGCCTGCGCCCCTCCGATCGCCCAAACCTCGCTAATACCCAACAAACCGGCTGCCGCCAGAATGGTGGGGTGGGGCATACCGCCAAATTCTTTTTGGGGCGGGGTACACAGAACAATTGACTCAACGCCCGCGGCCTGGGCGGGCACCGTATTCATCACCACCGATGAGGGGTACACCGCCAAGCCACCGGGAACATAGACACCAGCACGGCGCACGGGAGTCCAGCGGTTCACAAGGGTAGCACCGGGAGCAACCTCAACACGCGCGTCTGCAGGACGCTGGACACGCGCAAAAGTGCGAGTGCGCTCAATCGCTACTTCAAGACCGGCACGGACTTCAGGGGTCAAACTGGCAACTGCCTCGTCAATAGCTGACTGAGGCACCCGCAGCGCTCCTTGTTCCACCTGATCGAACTGGGCTGACAGCTCTCGCAGGTACTGCGCACCGCGCTCACGCACACCGGCGATAATCCTTTCGACGGTCTTAGCTGCATTGCCCACGTATTCAGAGGATTGGCGCGGGACGATGGTACGCAACTGCGCGTAGGTATGGTTTGTTCCGCGGAGGTCGATGGTACGTAGGTTAACAGGTGAGAGCTGGTCTTGTGTCATGGTTTTAGTCTACAAGCAGGCGTCTCTTCTCAAAAGATTATGACCGTTTTACACAGGGTTGTAAGTGATATGGGGGGCATGAAAAGCCAGCCACCGAAGATCGATAGCTGGCTGTGGCTCAAACCTAAGGTTCCGAAATGGAGCTACTTGCTGCGGAAGAGTAGGTAGTCCAGTGAAAGGCGACCCGCACCGGTGACAACAAGAACCAGAGCGGGGATGAAGTAGAAGCAGACTGCGGGTTGCCCTCCCCAAGTTACTTTATTGTTAAGTTTCTCGTAAGACCGATCTTATGGTTAAGGTCAAATCATCTTTTAGAACGCAAGGATGGTCTCGCACTCAACCGGTCACAGCGATGCCGCCCCATGAACAAGGTCTTGTACCAAGCACCTATCGTCATCAGGGGCGGCATGTGAAGAAAGTGACTACTGCTGGATCCTCTTACGAGGCATCCAGACAGGTTGGACCAAATATCACCTTAAGATCACTGTAGAGGGCGGGGTTGGGAGTAACCCTCAACTGCGGTGGTATGCGCATCAGAACTTTCTTCGTACGGGTTTGAAGCACAATCCGAACCTCAGACTCGCCGCGGTGGTTTTCCAAGACATCACGCAGGGCGGTAATGGAATCTTGGGTTGCTTTGTACTCGGAAATACAAAGGGTCACCGGACCAGCTTTACCGTCAGCGGTAATTTCTGGCTGCTGCATCTCCTGGGCAGAAATAGTCACCGAGCCATCGTCACGGCGTTGCAGACGTCCCTTAATAGTGCAGATTTGGTCTTCAATAAGAGCATTTGAGTAAGGACCGTAGACCTTACCGAAGAACATAATCTCGATGGAGCCGGTACGGTCTTCTAACTCGATGCGCGCGTAAGGGTTACCACTGGCTTTAGCGATACGCCGTGAGACCGAGGTAATCATACCCGCTACTGTCACGATAGAGCCGTCTCCGCGGCTTGAATCTTCATCCAGCAGAGACTGAATGGACGCGTCCGAAAGGGCATCAAGCTGCTCCTCAAGACCGCGCAGGGGGTGGTCAGACACGTAGAGCCCCAGCATCTCACGTTCAAAGTTGAGCTTGTCTTTCTTTTCCCACTCTGGCAGATCGGGAATAGAAATCATAAGCTCATCAGCAGGGTCGTCTCCCCCACCACCCAAATCACCAAAGAGATCGAACTGACCGGCAGCTTCTTGACGTTTGACCGAGATGTTCGCGTCAATTGCCTCTTCGTGAATCACCGACAAGGGTCTACGTAGGTGCCCCAAATCATCGAAAGCACCAGCTTTAATGAGCGAGTCTACAGTGCGCTTATTACACACCACAGCGGGTACTTTCTTCAGGAAGTCGTGGAAGGATTCAAAGCGCCCCTTCTCTTCACGGGTTTCGACCATAGCGGTCACCACGTTGGCACCGACGTTACGAATAGCGCCCATACCAAAGCGAATATCTTTGCCTACAGGGGTGAAGTTCAGCGCTGACTCGTTAACATCGGGCGGCAACACCGTGATGTTCATGTGACGGCACTCGTTAAGATACAGAGCCAGCTTGTCTTTATCATCGCCCACTGATGTCAGCAGCGCAGCCATGTATTCCTGCGGGTAATGGGCCTTGAGGTATGCCGTCCAGTAGGAAACCAAACCGTAGGCTGCGGTGTGCGCCTTGTTAAAAGCATAGTCAGAGAAAGGCAACAGAATATCCCAGAGCGCCTTAACAGCCTCTTCTGAGAAGCCGTTATCGAGCATGCCCTGATGGAAGGTCGCGTACTGTTTATCCAGCTCCGCTTTCTTCTTCTTGCCCATGGCTCGACGCAGAATATCAGCCTCACCCAGAGAGTAGCCCGCGACTTTCTGAGCAATCGCCATAACCTGTTCCTGATATACAATCAGGCCGTAGGTGGTGTTAAGAATCTCCGCCAGCGGCTCTTCAAGCTCGGGGTGAATCGGGGTAACTTCCTGCAGACCGTTCTTACGCAAGGCGTAGTTGGTGTGCGAGTTAGCGCCCATAGGACCGGGGCGGTAGAGGGCAAGCACCGCGGAAATATGTTCAAAGTGATCGGGCTGCATAAGTTTCAGCAACTGACGCATGGGCCCGCCATCGAGCTGGAACACACCGAGGGTATCGCCACGAGCTAGCAGCTTGTACGACTCAACATCATCAATTTCGAGGGTTTCAAGATCAAGCTCTTCATCGCGGTTCATCTTAATGTTTTCGAGCGCATCCGAGATGATAGTGAGGTTACGCAGACCCAAGAAATCCATCTTGATCAGACCCAGACCCTCACAGGTGGGGTAATCAAACTGGGTAATGACCTGACCATCTTGCTCACGGCGCATAATCGGAATCACGTCAATGAGATTATGGCTCGACATGATGACGCCCGCAGCGTGTACGCCCCACTGACGTTTCAGCCCCTCAATACCCTTAGCGGTTTCAAAAACCTTCGCTGAATCAGGGTCGGTTTCAATCAGCTCGCGCAGATCGCCCGCGTCCTTGTAACGTTTGTCCTCAGGGTTATAGACATTCGCCAGGGCAATGTTCTTACCCATCACATCATCGGGCATCGCCTTAGTCAGGCGCTCACCGGTAGAGAAGGGGTAGCCCAGCACGCGCGAGGAGTCTTTAAGAGCCTGTTTTGCCTTGATAGTACCGTAGGTAACGATCATCGCTACCTTGTCTTCGCCATAC encodes:
- the dnaE gene encoding DNA polymerase III subunit alpha, whose translation is MSGKGFTHLHVHTEYSMLDGAARLTDLFDHAKELGMSSLATTDHGFLFGAFDFWNKARQADVKPIIGVEAYVTPGTARQDRTRVKFADGGRDDVSGGGAYTHMTLWAENTAGMHNLFRASSLASLEGHFYKPRMDKELLQTYGKGLIATTGCPSGEVQTRLRLGQYREAVQAASDFRDIFGKENYYCEIMDHGLDIEKNVMNDLLKLSKELNLPLVATNDLHYTHAEDSKAHEALLCVQSGSTLQDPKRFKFDADNFYLKSPEEMRHLFRDFPEACDNTLEIAERCNVEFNTKANYMPRFPVPEGENEESWFVKEVENGLRYRFPNGVPDNVRKQAEYEVSIISQMGFPGYFLVVADFINWAKSQGIRVGPGRGSGAGSMVAYAMRITDLNPLEHDLIFERFLNPDRVSMPDFDVDFDDRRRSEVIHYVTEKYGEDKVAMIVTYGTIKAKQALKDSSRVLGYPFSTGERLTKAMPDDVMGKNIALANVYNPEDKRYKDAGDLRELIETDPDSAKVFETAKGIEGLKRQWGVHAAGVIMSSHNLIDVIPIMRREQDGQVITQFDYPTCEGLGLIKMDFLGLRNLTIISDALENIKMNRDEELDLETLEIDDVESYKLLARGDTLGVFQLDGGPMRQLLKLMQPDHFEHISAVLALYRPGPMGANSHTNYALRKNGLQEVTPIHPELEEPLAEILNTTYGLIVYQEQVMAIAQKVAGYSLGEADILRRAMGKKKKAELDKQYATFHQGMLDNGFSEEAVKALWDILLPFSDYAFNKAHTAAYGLVSYWTAYLKAHYPQEYMAALLTSVGDDKDKLALYLNECRHMNITVLPPDVNESALNFTPVGKDIRFGMGAIRNVGANVVTAMVETREEKGRFESFHDFLKKVPAVVCNKRTVDSLIKAGAFDDLGHLRRPLSVIHEEAIDANISVKRQEAAGQFDLFGDLGGGGDDPADELMISIPDLPEWEKKDKLNFEREMLGLYVSDHPLRGLEEQLDALSDASIQSLLDEDSSRGDGSIVTVAGMITSVSRRIAKASGNPYARIELEDRTGSIEIMFFGKVYGPYSNALIEDQICTIKGRLQRRDDGSVTISAQEMQQPEITADGKAGPVTLCISEYKATQDSITALRDVLENHRGESEVRIVLQTRTKKVLMRIPPQLRVTPNPALYSDLKVIFGPTCLDAS